A region from the Thauera humireducens genome encodes:
- a CDS encoding transglycosylase SLT domain-containing protein produces MTRHLVALLAGVLCIWFAGKPTAVQAQDAIAPSDQPVEVEEVVVPERVLTLDLTRDANDIWDRIRRGFGMPDLDSERVAEQQAFYLNRPAFLKQVLARGGRYLYYFVDELERRGMPTELALLPMVESSFNPMAYSRSHASGLWQFIPSTGKYFNLTQDSWVDERRDVIASTNAALDYLQKIYEMHGDWHLALASYNWGEGAVQRALKRNADDGLPLEYSHLRMPEETRNYVPKLQAIKNIIGEPELFHLELPYVANEMHFVAVEAPVGVDLATAAELSDMPLEEFLALNPGFNRPATTMPGQTFIVPTDRARKLREGLDELQRSGRGWTMYTVERGETLDKIAARHGLSSAQLRQINGLGSATVSPGHTLLVPAGVDPEGALAVSSLLPFAAAAVRQQGLRIGTTNSGGGTGLKAPVGQGLKSAPSASPAASPPPKKADAKAPHKPVAKKAPGKTTAKAPAKKPGSATSGTAKPAAKAVQKAPAQKPPVKKATTTPQGAAPKR; encoded by the coding sequence ATGACCCGACACCTCGTAGCCCTCCTCGCCGGTGTCCTGTGCATCTGGTTTGCGGGCAAGCCTACGGCCGTGCAGGCGCAGGATGCCATCGCGCCCTCGGATCAGCCCGTCGAAGTCGAGGAAGTCGTCGTACCCGAACGGGTGCTCACGCTCGACCTGACGCGCGACGCCAACGACATCTGGGACCGCATCCGCCGCGGCTTCGGCATGCCCGACCTCGACAGCGAGCGCGTGGCCGAGCAGCAGGCCTTCTACCTCAACCGCCCCGCCTTCCTGAAGCAGGTCCTGGCCCGCGGCGGGCGCTACCTGTACTACTTCGTCGACGAGCTCGAGCGCCGCGGCATGCCGACCGAACTGGCGCTGCTGCCGATGGTGGAAAGCAGCTTCAACCCCATGGCCTATTCGCGCTCGCACGCGTCCGGCCTGTGGCAGTTCATTCCATCCACCGGCAAGTATTTCAACCTCACGCAGGATTCCTGGGTCGACGAGCGGCGTGACGTGATCGCCTCCACCAATGCCGCGCTCGACTACCTGCAGAAGATCTACGAGATGCATGGCGACTGGCATCTCGCGCTGGCCTCATACAACTGGGGCGAAGGCGCCGTGCAGCGCGCGCTAAAACGCAACGCCGACGACGGCCTGCCGCTGGAATACAGCCACCTGCGCATGCCCGAGGAGACCCGCAACTACGTGCCCAAGCTGCAGGCCATCAAGAACATCATCGGCGAGCCCGAACTCTTCCATCTCGAACTGCCCTACGTCGCCAACGAGATGCACTTCGTCGCCGTCGAGGCACCCGTCGGCGTCGATCTCGCCACCGCGGCCGAATTGTCGGACATGCCGCTGGAGGAGTTCCTGGCGCTGAACCCGGGCTTCAACCGGCCGGCCACCACGATGCCCGGTCAGACCTTCATCGTGCCGACCGACCGCGCGCGCAAGCTGCGCGAGGGTCTCGACGAACTGCAGCGCAGCGGTCGCGGGTGGACGATGTACACCGTCGAGCGCGGCGAAACCCTGGACAAGATTGCCGCACGACATGGCCTGTCGTCCGCCCAGTTGCGCCAGATCAACGGCTTGGGAAGCGCTACCGTGTCGCCCGGCCACACCCTGCTGGTGCCAGCGGGCGTCGACCCGGAGGGCGCACTGGCCGTCAGCAGCCTGCTGCCCTTCGCCGCGGCGGCCGTGCGTCAGCAGGGGCTCAGGATCGGCACCACGAACAGCGGAGGCGGCACGGGCCTGAAAGCGCCTGTGGGGCAAGGTTTGAAGAGCGCCCCATCGGCGAGTCCGGCGGCCTCGCCCCCCCCGAAGAAGGCCGATGCCAAGGCGCCGCACAAACCTGTGGCGAAGAAGGCGCCAGGCAAGACCACAGCCAAGGCGCCCGCGAAAAAACCGGGCTCGGCCACCTCGGGCACGGCCAAACCTGCCGCGAAAGCCGTACAGAAAGCACCCGCCCAGAAGCCCCCCGTCAAGAAGGCGACGACCACGCCCCAGGGGGCCGCACCGAAGCGCTGA
- a CDS encoding ABC transporter ATP-binding protein has translation MSSSEPVVASARLLSTLSIPSPTQSSPPLLSVSGLGVVIDRGNTELRPVDGVDLTIAAGETFALLGESGCGKSMTALALTRLLPDSGRIERGEVRLNGEDLLRLPEAAMRSVRGGRIGMIFQEPSTSLNPVMTVGAQIAEALAQHGLRGALADAEACRLLEAVGIPDPARRRRDYPFQFSGGMKQRVMIAMALAGRPQLLIADEPTTALDVTIQAQVLDLLADIQAERGMGMLLITHDLGVVARMAHRVGVMYAGEVVETGPREAFFRAPLHPYARKLFAALPGSDRRGAPLDAPSGSVPVLDREFVGCRFAERCPLSFDRCDDEAPGWHRIGEQAVRCHLYEGVSVLHPQPQPQPVSLAAALHRSRSAAPVLEVRDLSVHFPVRKGLLKRAVGEVRAVDGVSLRLSPGRTLALVGESGCGKTTVGKAILKLIAPTGGELFLDGENITAHEGDALHEMRRAVQMVFQDPFASLNPRMRVGDIIEEGMVSLGVEADPRVRRARIDELLERVGLSPDMRWRYPHEFSGGQRQRIAMARALAVSPRVIVCDEPTSALDVSVQAQLLNLMHELQAERGLAYLFITHNLAVVEYLADEVAVMYVGRIVEEGPVDKVLRAPLHPYTRALLAAVPRIAAAGGVDDAAVSGAPRLPNADLPSPLDPPAGCHFHPRCPHATDVCRASYPPVTEFGQGHRFRCHWPRLEA, from the coding sequence ATGAGTTCATCCGAGCCCGTCGTGGCCTCCGCACGACTGTTGTCAACGCTTTCGATCCCGTCGCCGACACAGTCATCGCCGCCCTTGCTGTCCGTCTCCGGCCTCGGTGTCGTCATCGATCGCGGGAACACCGAGTTGCGTCCGGTCGACGGCGTCGATCTGACGATTGCGGCGGGCGAGACCTTTGCGCTGCTGGGCGAGTCCGGTTGTGGCAAGTCGATGACCGCGCTCGCGCTCACAAGGCTGCTGCCTGATAGCGGGCGCATCGAGCGCGGCGAGGTCCGGCTGAATGGCGAGGATCTGCTGCGCCTGCCCGAAGCGGCCATGCGCAGCGTGCGCGGCGGCCGTATCGGCATGATCTTCCAGGAGCCGTCGACCAGCCTGAACCCGGTGATGACGGTGGGCGCGCAGATCGCCGAGGCGCTGGCACAACATGGCCTGCGGGGTGCGCTGGCGGATGCCGAGGCCTGCCGGCTGCTCGAGGCGGTCGGCATTCCCGATCCGGCACGGCGCCGGCGCGACTACCCGTTCCAGTTCTCGGGCGGCATGAAGCAGCGGGTGATGATCGCGATGGCGCTCGCCGGTCGCCCGCAACTGCTGATCGCGGACGAACCGACCACCGCGCTGGACGTGACCATCCAGGCCCAGGTGCTCGACCTGCTGGCCGATATCCAGGCCGAGCGCGGAATGGGCATGCTGCTGATCACACACGATCTCGGCGTGGTCGCGCGCATGGCGCACCGGGTGGGTGTGATGTACGCGGGCGAGGTGGTCGAGACCGGCCCGCGCGAGGCCTTCTTCCGGGCGCCGCTGCACCCGTATGCACGCAAGCTGTTCGCGGCGCTGCCGGGCAGCGACCGGCGCGGTGCGCCGCTGGATGCGCCCAGCGGTTCGGTGCCCGTACTGGACCGCGAATTCGTCGGCTGCCGCTTCGCCGAGCGCTGTCCGCTGTCCTTCGACCGCTGCGACGACGAGGCCCCGGGCTGGCACCGCATCGGCGAGCAGGCGGTGCGCTGCCACCTCTACGAAGGCGTCAGCGTCCTGCATCCGCAACCGCAACCGCAACCCGTTTCACTGGCGGCGGCGCTGCATCGTTCGCGCAGTGCGGCGCCAGTGCTGGAGGTGCGCGACCTGAGCGTGCATTTCCCGGTGCGCAAGGGGCTGCTGAAAAGAGCGGTGGGCGAGGTGCGCGCAGTCGATGGCGTGAGCCTGCGCCTGTCGCCGGGGCGAACGCTGGCGCTGGTGGGCGAATCCGGCTGCGGGAAGACCACGGTCGGCAAGGCGATCCTGAAGTTGATTGCGCCGACGGGCGGCGAGCTCTTCCTCGACGGCGAGAACATCACCGCGCACGAGGGCGACGCGCTGCACGAGATGCGGCGCGCGGTGCAGATGGTCTTCCAGGACCCGTTCGCCTCGCTCAATCCGCGCATGCGCGTCGGCGACATCATCGAGGAAGGCATGGTCAGCCTCGGCGTCGAGGCTGATCCGCGCGTGCGCCGCGCACGCATCGACGAACTGCTGGAGCGCGTCGGGTTGTCGCCGGACATGCGCTGGCGCTATCCGCACGAATTCTCCGGCGGCCAGCGCCAGCGCATCGCCATGGCACGTGCGCTGGCGGTGTCGCCGCGGGTGATCGTGTGCGACGAGCCGACCAGCGCGCTCGACGTCTCGGTGCAGGCCCAGTTGCTGAACCTGATGCATGAACTGCAGGCCGAGCGCGGGCTGGCCTATCTCTTCATCACGCACAACCTGGCGGTGGTCGAATATTTGGCCGACGAGGTGGCGGTGATGTACGTCGGGCGGATCGTCGAGGAAGGGCCGGTGGACAAGGTCCTGCGCGCGCCACTGCATCCCTATACTCGCGCGTTGCTGGCTGCGGTGCCGCGGATTGCCGCGGCGGGGGGCGTCGACGATGCGGCCGTCAGCGGAGCGCCGCGGCTACCGAACGCGGACCTGCCGTCGCCGCTCGATCCACCGGCGGGCTGTCATTTCCATCCGCGCTGCCCGCATGCGACCGACGTCTGTCGCGCAAGCTATCCGCCGGTCACCGAGTTCGGCCAGGGGCACCGTTTCCGCTGCCACTGGCCGCGGCTGGAGGCTTGA
- a CDS encoding FKBP-type peptidyl-prolyl cis-trans isomerase — protein sequence MQTEIAKNSVVTLNYTVRDTDGAVIDDGQHPLVYLHGGYDGIFPVLEETLHGKKVGDTFQVKLQPEDAFGDYDEELILVEDAKLFPENIEVGMSFERVSDDGEEELIYRVTDIADGKVVVDGNHPLAGVALVFDVTVAEVRAATAEEIAHGHVHGAGGHHH from the coding sequence ATGCAGACTGAGATTGCAAAGAATAGCGTCGTGACGCTCAACTACACCGTCCGCGACACGGACGGCGCCGTCATCGACGATGGCCAGCACCCGCTGGTGTATCTGCACGGCGGATACGACGGCATCTTCCCGGTGCTGGAAGAAACCCTGCACGGTAAGAAGGTCGGCGACACCTTCCAGGTCAAGCTGCAGCCCGAGGATGCCTTCGGCGACTACGACGAGGAACTGATCCTGGTCGAGGATGCCAAGCTGTTCCCGGAGAACATCGAAGTCGGCATGAGCTTCGAGCGCGTGTCGGACGACGGCGAGGAAGAACTGATCTACCGCGTCACCGACATCGCCGACGGCAAGGTCGTGGTCGATGGCAACCATCCGCTCGCCGGCGTCGCGCTGGTGTTCGACGTCACGGTCGCTGAAGTGCGTGCCGCGACCGCCGAGGAAATCGCCCATGGTCACGTCCATGGTGCAGGCGGACATCACCACTGA
- a CDS encoding peroxiredoxin, with translation MLQSGDIAPPFSLPDADMEIFDLASVAGKHHVVLYFYPRDRTPGCTLQAADFSDHEDDFTRHGCIVVGVSPDDCLTHAEFRDEEGLSIRLLSDIDKEVCQLYGVWQQKEVDGVKKMGVRRSTFIIDKNGTIRHAFYDVAPRGHAAAVFDLVKKLESDNAD, from the coding sequence ATGCTGCAAAGCGGAGACATCGCACCCCCGTTCTCGTTGCCGGACGCGGACATGGAGATTTTCGATCTCGCGTCGGTGGCCGGCAAGCACCATGTGGTCCTCTATTTCTACCCGCGCGATCGTACGCCTGGCTGCACCTTGCAGGCGGCTGACTTCAGCGATCACGAGGACGATTTCACCCGCCATGGCTGCATCGTGGTCGGCGTGAGTCCCGACGACTGCCTGACCCACGCCGAATTCCGCGACGAGGAAGGCCTGTCGATCCGGCTGCTCTCGGATATCGACAAGGAGGTCTGCCAGCTGTACGGCGTCTGGCAGCAGAAGGAAGTCGATGGCGTGAAAAAGATGGGCGTACGGCGGTCGACATTCATCATCGACAAGAATGGCACCATCCGCCACGCGTTCTACGATGTAGCACCTCGCGGCCATGCGGCTGCGGTTTTTGATTTGGTCAAGAAACTGGAATCCGACAATGCAGACTGA
- a CDS encoding zinc-dependent alcohol dehydrogenase family protein, translated as MSSTNHASRTARTPAALPRSMRAMVLERPGEALKAVDLPLPVPQPGQILLRVEACGVCRTDLHLVDGELPDPVLPMVPGHEIVGRVAALSPGVQGIDPGLRIGVPWLGWTCGRCHYCRRHQENLCDHARFTGYQIHGGYAEYTVADARYCFPLDDALDAAEAAPLLCAGLIGYRALAMAGDARRIGLYGFGAAAHIICQVAVWQGREVYAFTRRADVASRDFARALGACWTGASDERPPQPLDAALIFAPAGELVPAALRTLCKGGIVVCAGIHMSDIPSFPYDILWGERRVVSVANLTRHDGDEFLALAARVPVRTEVTRFALADANLALDRLRRGELQGAAVLIP; from the coding sequence ATGTCGTCCACGAACCACGCCAGCCGGACCGCACGCACACCTGCGGCGCTTCCCCGCAGCATGCGCGCCATGGTGCTCGAACGCCCTGGCGAAGCCCTGAAGGCCGTCGATCTGCCGCTGCCCGTGCCACAGCCTGGCCAGATCCTGCTCCGCGTCGAAGCCTGCGGCGTCTGCCGCACCGACCTGCACCTGGTCGATGGCGAACTGCCCGACCCCGTGCTGCCGATGGTGCCCGGCCACGAGATCGTCGGCCGCGTGGCCGCACTCAGCCCAGGCGTACAGGGCATCGATCCCGGGCTGCGCATCGGCGTACCCTGGCTGGGCTGGACCTGCGGCCGCTGCCACTACTGCAGACGACACCAGGAAAACCTGTGCGATCACGCACGCTTCACCGGCTACCAGATCCACGGCGGCTACGCCGAATACACGGTGGCCGACGCGCGCTACTGCTTTCCGCTCGACGACGCGCTCGATGCGGCTGAAGCGGCGCCACTGCTGTGCGCCGGACTCATCGGCTACCGCGCGCTGGCGATGGCAGGCGACGCGCGACGCATCGGCCTGTACGGATTCGGCGCTGCCGCGCACATCATCTGCCAGGTCGCGGTGTGGCAGGGGCGCGAGGTCTATGCCTTCACCCGCCGCGCGGACGTCGCCAGCCGCGACTTCGCCCGCGCCCTCGGCGCCTGCTGGACCGGTGCCTCGGACGAGCGTCCGCCGCAGCCGCTGGATGCTGCGCTGATCTTCGCCCCCGCCGGGGAACTGGTGCCGGCCGCGCTGCGAACCCTGTGCAAGGGCGGCATCGTCGTGTGCGCCGGCATCCACATGAGCGACATCCCGTCCTTTCCCTACGACATCCTGTGGGGCGAACGCCGCGTCGTGTCGGTCGCCAATCTCACCCGGCACGACGGCGACGAGTTCCTCGCCCTCGCCGCGCGCGTGCCGGTGCGTACCGAGGTGACGCGCTTCGCGCTGGCCGACGCCAACCTCGCCCTCGACCGCCTGCGCCGCGGCGAACTGCAGGGCGCGGCGGTGCTGATTCCCTGA
- the lexA gene encoding transcriptional repressor LexA, which yields MSARSENLTARQQEILDFIRSTVESEGRPPTRAEVCTAFGFRSPNAAETHLRALAAKGAILLEEGRARGIRLAEALGLPLVGRVAAGSPILAAEHVEARFQLDPALFSPRADYLLRVRGMSMRDAGILDGDLIAVHRSAEARNGQIVVARLDDDVTVKALQRKGPVVELLPANPDFEPIVVDTRHAPLTIEGIMVGLIRKDH from the coding sequence ATGAGCGCCCGCAGCGAAAACCTCACTGCCCGTCAGCAGGAAATTCTCGACTTCATCCGCAGCACCGTCGAAAGCGAGGGCCGTCCGCCCACCCGCGCCGAGGTGTGCACCGCCTTCGGCTTCCGCTCGCCCAACGCCGCCGAAACCCATCTGCGCGCGCTGGCCGCCAAAGGCGCCATCCTGCTCGAGGAAGGCCGTGCCCGCGGCATCCGCCTGGCCGAGGCGCTCGGCCTGCCGCTGGTCGGCCGTGTCGCCGCCGGCAGCCCGATCCTCGCCGCCGAACACGTCGAGGCCCGCTTCCAGCTCGACCCCGCGCTGTTCTCGCCGCGCGCCGACTACCTGCTGCGCGTGCGTGGCATGAGCATGCGCGACGCCGGCATCCTCGACGGCGACCTCATCGCCGTGCATCGCAGCGCCGAGGCCCGCAATGGCCAGATCGTCGTCGCCCGGCTGGACGACGACGTCACCGTCAAGGCCCTGCAGCGCAAGGGCCCAGTGGTCGAACTGCTGCCCGCCAACCCCGACTTCGAACCCATCGTGGTCGACACCCGGCACGCGCCGCTGACCATCGAGGGCATCATGGTCGGCCTGATCCGCAAGGATCACTGA
- the imuA gene encoding translesion DNA synthesis-associated protein ImuA, with the protein MGQVLERLPAGLVWQGARLADARGAALHTGFAELDAELPGGGWPAGALIELLAEHPGVGEISLLLPLMQRTPPERWIAWIAPPLLPYAPALAAAGVPLERLLLIQPATADEVLWATRQAAAGGSCALVLAWPERLDTAALRRLQLAAEESATPLFLFRAPSAARHASPAALRLQLSPTANGLRIDILKRRGPPAAHPVHLALHNGSLQESPQERPAAPVPAPPPRLTLVG; encoded by the coding sequence GTGGGCCAGGTTCTCGAGCGCCTGCCGGCAGGCCTCGTGTGGCAAGGCGCACGGCTCGCCGATGCACGGGGCGCCGCCCTCCATACCGGCTTTGCCGAGCTCGACGCCGAACTCCCGGGCGGCGGCTGGCCCGCGGGCGCGCTCATCGAACTGCTCGCCGAGCATCCCGGCGTCGGCGAGATCTCGCTGCTGCTGCCGCTGATGCAACGTACGCCGCCCGAGCGCTGGATCGCCTGGATCGCCCCGCCGCTGCTGCCCTACGCCCCGGCGCTGGCCGCAGCCGGAGTACCGCTCGAGCGCCTGCTGCTGATCCAGCCCGCCACTGCCGACGAAGTGCTGTGGGCCACGCGCCAGGCCGCGGCCGGCGGCAGCTGTGCGCTGGTGCTGGCCTGGCCCGAACGCCTGGACACCGCCGCCCTGCGCCGCCTGCAGCTTGCCGCCGAAGAGAGCGCCACACCGCTGTTCCTGTTCCGCGCGCCGTCCGCCGCGCGCCACGCCTCGCCCGCAGCCCTGCGGCTGCAGCTGTCTCCGACTGCAAACGGCCTGCGCATCGACATCCTGAAGCGGCGCGGGCCGCCCGCTGCCCATCCCGTCCACCTCGCCCTGCACAACGGTTCGCTGCAGGAATCGCCGCAGGAGCGACCCGCAGCGCCGGTCCCGGCGCCGCCACCCCGCCTGACCCTGGTCGGTTGA
- a CDS encoding Y-family DNA polymerase, protein MLWLAILVPDLPLQVFTRGLTHTNTPFAVVDRMGAARILCANAAALALGVQTGQPLSTAQAVALALQLQPRQPEREAALLAEIACWAGRFTPRISLAPPDTVLLEIHSSLRLFGGQSHIENQLKEGLAQLGLRARLACAPTPLAARWFAACGQGLPARGDWRCGLDALPLAVLGSEGDCSAATLELLRGLGAQRLGDVRALPAAGLARRQAQSVSLLLARARGEQPDPRLWFAPPERFHHELALPAPTDSSEALLFAARRLFASLASWLQARHAAIDHCRLRLLHERQPATVLEIVLGQAANDEAHLALIARERLDSLALPTEVCALGVDADHLLAHVPRADDLFGAPGQARDQAMRLVDRLRARLGENAIRHLAPVADHRPEAAWQTQGRTQHGRQRPATSKAASNPEAVLPDRRRPFWLLPHATVISPQHYTLLGDAERIESGWWDDGDMRRDYFLAQRSDNTLCWIYHELSPPGGWYLQGYFG, encoded by the coding sequence ATGCTCTGGCTCGCCATCCTTGTCCCCGACCTGCCGCTGCAGGTTTTCACCCGCGGCCTGACGCACACCAACACGCCGTTCGCGGTCGTCGACCGGATGGGCGCAGCCCGCATCCTGTGCGCCAATGCCGCAGCCCTCGCCCTCGGCGTGCAGACCGGCCAACCGCTGTCCACCGCACAGGCGGTCGCCCTTGCGCTGCAACTGCAGCCGCGCCAGCCTGAGCGCGAAGCCGCCCTGCTGGCCGAGATCGCCTGCTGGGCAGGGCGTTTCACGCCCCGCATCAGCCTGGCCCCGCCCGACACGGTACTGCTTGAGATCCACTCCAGCCTGCGCCTGTTCGGTGGTCAGTCCCACATTGAGAACCAGCTCAAGGAAGGCCTCGCGCAGCTCGGGCTCCGTGCCCGGCTCGCCTGCGCCCCCACTCCCCTCGCCGCGCGCTGGTTCGCAGCCTGCGGCCAGGGCCTGCCCGCACGCGGCGACTGGCGCTGCGGGCTGGACGCCTTGCCACTGGCGGTGCTCGGCAGCGAAGGTGACTGCTCCGCCGCCACGCTCGAACTGCTGCGCGGCCTCGGCGCACAGCGCCTGGGCGATGTCCGTGCCCTGCCCGCCGCCGGCCTTGCGCGCCGGCAGGCCCAGTCGGTCAGTCTGCTGCTGGCCCGTGCGCGCGGCGAGCAGCCGGACCCGCGCCTCTGGTTCGCGCCGCCCGAGCGTTTCCACCACGAACTCGCGCTGCCCGCCCCCACCGACAGCAGCGAAGCCCTGCTGTTTGCCGCCCGCCGCCTGTTCGCCAGCCTGGCATCCTGGCTGCAGGCCCGGCACGCGGCCATCGATCATTGCCGCCTGCGGCTGCTCCACGAGCGCCAGCCCGCCACCGTGCTCGAGATCGTCCTCGGCCAGGCCGCCAACGACGAAGCCCACCTGGCCCTGATTGCCCGCGAACGACTCGACAGCCTGGCGCTACCCACGGAAGTCTGCGCGCTCGGCGTCGACGCCGATCATCTGTTGGCCCACGTGCCTCGGGCCGACGACCTGTTCGGCGCTCCGGGCCAGGCGCGTGACCAGGCCATGCGACTGGTCGACCGCCTGCGCGCACGCCTGGGCGAGAACGCGATCCGCCATCTGGCCCCGGTCGCCGACCACCGCCCGGAAGCCGCATGGCAGACCCAGGGGCGAACGCAGCACGGCCGCCAGCGCCCGGCGACCTCGAAGGCAGCATCGAATCCGGAAGCCGTCCTCCCCGACCGCCGGCGGCCCTTCTGGCTGCTGCCACACGCAACGGTGATCAGCCCTCAGCACTACACCCTGCTCGGCGACGCCGAACGCATCGAGAGCGGCTGGTGGGACGACGGCGACATGCGGCGCGACTACTTCCTGGCACAGCGCAGCGACAACACTCTGTGCTGGATCTACCACGAACTCTCGCCACCGGGCGGGTGGTACCTGCAGGGCTATTTCGGCTGA
- a CDS encoding MATE family efflux transporter, protein MNPATVQGSALPAPSAGAITRQLLHHAWPVLVAQILSMSMMIADTLIAGRYGTADLAAVAVGSGLYISVVMLLVGILQAVAPTVAHLFGAGRLHAIGPALQQGFWLALMLAVPGTLVLGYPEHLLQLARVPPDIAEGAGAYMQAAAFGLPAVLLYRTFYAFNNAVGRPRVLMAISFVVTATHIPLAWALTNGLFGFAGLPALGGTGCGVSTAIVAWLGLICGFTHLVRSPAYRPYAIFFDWRPPRLREIGALLRLGVPMGFSTFIEITSFTLIALFVARLGAEAVAGHRVVANLAALVYMLPLAMSIATLVLVGQAAGAHDWARARATVRVSLYLTAGFATAIGIGLWLLREPVIALSSTDPAVRAVALGLVAYICIYQLTDSTQTVAAHALRGFKVTLLPMFLHTLCFWGVGLGGGYWATYHAFGRETAPTVAGFWEASVAATVLATALFGWLLYRVMGRQGDSWPPHSRNRAP, encoded by the coding sequence TTGAACCCCGCCACAGTTCAGGGCAGCGCGCTGCCTGCCCCCTCCGCCGGCGCGATCACGCGCCAGCTGCTGCACCACGCCTGGCCGGTGCTCGTCGCGCAGATCCTGTCGATGAGCATGATGATCGCCGATACCCTGATCGCCGGTCGCTACGGCACGGCCGACCTGGCCGCGGTCGCGGTGGGCAGCGGGCTCTACATCTCGGTGGTGATGCTGCTCGTCGGCATCCTGCAGGCCGTGGCGCCCACGGTGGCGCACCTGTTCGGCGCCGGTCGCCTGCACGCTATCGGCCCGGCCCTGCAGCAGGGTTTCTGGCTGGCCTTGATGCTCGCCGTGCCCGGCACCCTGGTCCTCGGCTACCCGGAGCACCTGCTGCAGCTGGCCCGCGTTCCGCCGGACATCGCCGAGGGCGCCGGCGCCTACATGCAGGCCGCTGCGTTCGGCCTGCCGGCCGTGCTGCTGTACCGCACCTTCTACGCCTTCAACAACGCCGTCGGCCGGCCACGCGTGCTGATGGCGATCAGCTTCGTCGTCACCGCCACCCACATCCCGCTGGCCTGGGCACTGACCAACGGCCTGTTCGGCTTCGCCGGCCTGCCGGCGCTGGGCGGCACCGGTTGCGGCGTCTCGACCGCCATCGTTGCCTGGCTGGGTCTGATCTGCGGGTTTACGCACCTGGTCCGCAGCCCGGCCTACCGACCCTACGCGATCTTCTTCGACTGGCGCCCGCCGCGCCTGCGCGAAATCGGTGCACTGCTGCGCCTCGGCGTGCCGATGGGCTTCTCGACCTTCATCGAGATCACCTCCTTCACCCTGATCGCGCTTTTCGTCGCCCGCCTCGGTGCCGAGGCCGTGGCCGGCCACCGCGTCGTCGCCAACCTCGCCGCACTGGTCTACATGCTGCCGCTGGCGATGTCGATCGCCACGCTGGTGCTGGTCGGCCAGGCCGCCGGCGCGCACGACTGGGCGCGCGCACGTGCGACGGTGCGTGTCAGCCTGTACCTGACCGCAGGCTTCGCCACCGCGATCGGCATCGGCCTGTGGCTGCTGCGCGAGCCGGTGATCGCGCTGTCCTCCACCGACCCCGCGGTGCGCGCCGTGGCGCTGGGCCTGGTCGCCTACATCTGCATCTACCAGCTCACCGACTCGACCCAGACCGTGGCCGCCCACGCGCTGCGCGGCTTCAAGGTGACGCTGCTGCCGATGTTCCTGCACACGCTGTGCTTCTGGGGCGTGGGCCTGGGCGGCGGCTACTGGGCCACCTATCACGCCTTCGGGCGCGAGACCGCGCCCACCGTGGCCGGCTTCTGGGAGGCCAGCGTGGCGGCCACGGTGCTCGCGACCGCGCTGTTCGGCTGGCTGCTATATCGCGTCATGGGCCGCCAGGGCGACTCATGGCCGCCCCACTCAAGGAATCGAGCCCCATGA
- the arsC gene encoding arsenate reductase (glutaredoxin) (This arsenate reductase requires both glutathione and glutaredoxin to convert arsenate to arsenite, after which the efflux transporter formed by ArsA and ArsB can extrude the arsenite from the cell, providing resistance.) → MTDITIYHNPRCGSSRNTLAMLRDRGIEPRVVEYLKTPPSRDELVALIEAAGLGVRGIMREKEALYAELGLGDAARTDDELIDAMLAHPILLNRPIVVTPLGTRLCRPPEVVLEILPGTQH, encoded by the coding sequence ATGACCGACATCACGATCTACCACAATCCGCGCTGCGGCTCCTCCCGCAACACGCTGGCGATGCTCCGCGACCGCGGCATCGAACCGCGCGTCGTCGAGTACCTGAAGACACCGCCCAGCCGCGACGAACTCGTCGCGCTGATCGAAGCGGCCGGCCTCGGCGTGCGCGGCATCATGCGTGAAAAGGAGGCCTTGTACGCCGAACTCGGCTTGGGCGATGCGGCCCGGACGGACGATGAACTGATCGACGCAATGCTGGCCCATCCGATCCTGCTCAACCGCCCCATCGTCGTCACGCCGCTCGGCACCCGCCTGTGCCGGCCGCCCGAAGTCGTGCTCGAGATCCTGCCCGGCACGCAGCACTGA